Proteins encoded within one genomic window of Agelaius phoeniceus isolate bAgePho1 chromosome Z, bAgePho1.hap1, whole genome shotgun sequence:
- the PIAS2 gene encoding E3 SUMO-protein ligase PIAS2 isoform X2 produces MADFEELRNMVSSFRVSELQVLLGFAGRNKSGRKHDLLMRALHLLKSGCSPAVQIKIRELYRRRYPRTIEGLSDLSAIKPAAFSLDSSSSPVEPDLAVAGIHPLPSTSVTPQSPSSPVSSVLLQDTKPHFEMQQPSPPIPPVHPDVQLKSLPFYDVLDVLIKPTSLVQSSIQRFQEKFFIFALTPQQVREICISRDFLPGGRRDYTVQVQLRLCLAETSCPQEDNYPNSLCIKVNGKLFPLPGYAPPPKNGIEQKRPGRPLNITSLVRLSSAVPNQISISWASEIGKNYSMSVYLVRQLTSAMLLQRLKMKGIRNPDHSRALIKEKLTADPDSEIATTSLRVSLMCPLGKMRLTIPCRAVTCTHLQCFDAALYLQMNEKKPTWICPVCDKKAAYESLILDGLFMEILNECSDVDEIKFQEDGSWCPMRPKKEAVKVSSPQCTKIESSSVVSKPCSVTVASEVNKKKVDVIDLTVESSSDEEEDPPAKRKCIFMSEIHGSPTKGVLMYQPSTARVPSVTTVDAAAIPPSLTDYPVPFHHPPISSISSDLPGLDFLSLIPVDSQYCPPMFLDSLTSTLTSSTPGSIITSTSHHESSTHVSSSGRAEAGVITSSGGSAPDIISLD; encoded by the exons AATATGGTATCAAGTTTTCGTGTTTCTGAACTGCAAGTGCTGCTGGGATTTGCTGGACGTAATAAAAGTGGTCGCAAACATGACCTCCTGATGAGGGCACTGCACTTACTGAAGAgcggctgcagcccagcagttCAGATCAAAATCCGGGAACTCTATAGGCGCCGGTATCCAAGGACGATTGAGGGGCTGTCCGATTTGTCGGCTATAAAACCTGCGGCGttcagcttggacagcagctcGTCTCCAGTCGAGCCTGACTTGGCTGTCGCAGGCATTCACCCACTCCCTTCCACTTCAGTCACGCCTCAGTCTCCATCCTCGCCTGTCAGTTCCGTGCTCCTCCAAGACACTAAGCCCCACTTTGAGATGCAGCAGCCATCCCCTCCGATTCCACCTGTTCATCCTGATGTTCAGCTGAAAAGCTTGCCTTTCTACGATGTGCTCGACGTGCTCATTAAACCCACGAGCCTGG tACAGAGCAGTATTCAGAGGTTCCAGGAGAAGTTTTTTATCTTTGCTTTAACACcacagcaggtcagagaaatcTGTATTTCCAG GGACTTTCTGCCTGGAGGCAGGAGAGATTATACAGTCCAAGTTCAGCTCAG GCTATGCCTAGCAGAGACAAGCTGCCCTCAAGAGGATAATTATCCTAATAGTTTGTGCATTAAAGTAAATGGGAAGCTGTTCCCATTGCCA GGATATGCTCCACCACCAAAAAATGGAATTGAGCAGAAGCGACCTGGGCGTCCCTTGAATATCACTTCTCTAGTTAGGCTGTCATCAGCAGTGCCAAACCAGATTTCCATCTCTTGGGCTTCTGAAATTGGAAAG AATTACTCCATGTCTGTGTATCTGGTTCGCCAGCTCACCTCAGCTATGCTTTTGCAGAGGTTAAAAATGAAAGGTATCAGAAATCCTGATCATTCCAGAGCACTAA ttAAAGAAAAACTAACTGCAGATCCTGATAGTGAGATTGCCACAACCAGTCTGCGGGTCTCTCTGATGTGTCCT ctgggaaaaaTGAGACTGACAATCCCGTGCCGGGCTGtgacctgcacacacctgcaatGTTTTGATGCTGCTCTTTATCTTCAAATGAATGAGAAGAAGCCTACCTGGATCTGCCCTGTCTGTGACAAAAAGGCAGCTTACGAGAGCCTAATACTAGATGG cCTCTTTATGGAAATCCTTAACGAATGTTCTGATGTGGATGAGATCAAATTCCAGGAAGATGGCTCCTGGTGCCCCATGAGGCCAAAGAAGGAAGCTGTGAAAGTGTCAAGTCCACAGTGCACCAAAATAGAAA gcTCCAGTGTTGTTAGCAAACCATGTTCCGTGACAGTGGCCAGTGAGGTAAACAAGAAGAAGGTTGATGTTATCGACTTGACAGTGGAAAGCTCTTCTGATGAAGAAGAAGATCCTCCAGCCAAAAGGAAGTGCATATTTATGTCTGAAATACACGGGAGCCCAACCAAAGG GGTTCTCATGTATCAGCCATCTACTGCCAGAGTGCCCAGCGTGACGACGGTCGATGCTGCTGCTATTCCTCCTTCATTAACAGACTACCCAGTACCATTCCATCACCCACCAATATCCAGTATTTCATCAGACTTGCCAG GTCTGGATTTTCTTTCGCTAATCCCAGTTGATTCACAG TACTGTCCTCCTATGTTTTTGGATAGTCTCACCTCAACCTTAACAAGCAGCACGCCTGGCAGCATCATCACCTCCACCAGCCACCACGAGAGCAGCACGCACGTTAGCTCCTCGGGCCGGGCCGAGGCCGGCGTCATCaccagcagcggcggcagcgcgcCCGACATCATCTCCCTGGACTGA
- the PIAS2 gene encoding E3 SUMO-protein ligase PIAS2 isoform X1, with protein MADFEELRNMVSSFRVSELQVLLGFAGRNKSGRKHDLLMRALHLLKSGCSPAVQIKIRELYRRRYPRTIEGLSDLSAIKPAAFSLDSSSSPVEPDLAVAGIHPLPSTSVTPQSPSSPVSSVLLQDTKPHFEMQQPSPPIPPVHPDVQLKSLPFYDVLDVLIKPTSLVQSSIQRFQEKFFIFALTPQQVREICISRDFLPGGRRDYTVQVQLRLCLAETSCPQEDNYPNSLCIKVNGKLFPLPGYAPPPKNGIEQKRPGRPLNITSLVRLSSAVPNQISISWASEIGKNYSMSVYLVRQLTSAMLLQRLKMKGIRNPDHSRALIKEKLTADPDSEIATTSLRVSLMCPLGKMRLTIPCRAVTCTHLQCFDAALYLQMNEKKPTWICPVCDKKAAYESLILDGLFMEILNECSDVDEIKFQEDGSWCPMRPKKEAVKVSSPQCTKIESSSVVSKPCSVTVASEVNKKKVDVIDLTVESSSDEEEDPPAKRKCIFMSEIHGSPTKGVLMYQPSTARVPSVTTVDAAAIPPSLTDYPVPFHHPPISSISSDLPGLDFLSLIPVDSQQYCPPMFLDSLTSTLTSSTPGSIITSTSHHESSTHVSSSGRAEAGVITSSGGSAPDIISLD; from the exons AATATGGTATCAAGTTTTCGTGTTTCTGAACTGCAAGTGCTGCTGGGATTTGCTGGACGTAATAAAAGTGGTCGCAAACATGACCTCCTGATGAGGGCACTGCACTTACTGAAGAgcggctgcagcccagcagttCAGATCAAAATCCGGGAACTCTATAGGCGCCGGTATCCAAGGACGATTGAGGGGCTGTCCGATTTGTCGGCTATAAAACCTGCGGCGttcagcttggacagcagctcGTCTCCAGTCGAGCCTGACTTGGCTGTCGCAGGCATTCACCCACTCCCTTCCACTTCAGTCACGCCTCAGTCTCCATCCTCGCCTGTCAGTTCCGTGCTCCTCCAAGACACTAAGCCCCACTTTGAGATGCAGCAGCCATCCCCTCCGATTCCACCTGTTCATCCTGATGTTCAGCTGAAAAGCTTGCCTTTCTACGATGTGCTCGACGTGCTCATTAAACCCACGAGCCTGG tACAGAGCAGTATTCAGAGGTTCCAGGAGAAGTTTTTTATCTTTGCTTTAACACcacagcaggtcagagaaatcTGTATTTCCAG GGACTTTCTGCCTGGAGGCAGGAGAGATTATACAGTCCAAGTTCAGCTCAG GCTATGCCTAGCAGAGACAAGCTGCCCTCAAGAGGATAATTATCCTAATAGTTTGTGCATTAAAGTAAATGGGAAGCTGTTCCCATTGCCA GGATATGCTCCACCACCAAAAAATGGAATTGAGCAGAAGCGACCTGGGCGTCCCTTGAATATCACTTCTCTAGTTAGGCTGTCATCAGCAGTGCCAAACCAGATTTCCATCTCTTGGGCTTCTGAAATTGGAAAG AATTACTCCATGTCTGTGTATCTGGTTCGCCAGCTCACCTCAGCTATGCTTTTGCAGAGGTTAAAAATGAAAGGTATCAGAAATCCTGATCATTCCAGAGCACTAA ttAAAGAAAAACTAACTGCAGATCCTGATAGTGAGATTGCCACAACCAGTCTGCGGGTCTCTCTGATGTGTCCT ctgggaaaaaTGAGACTGACAATCCCGTGCCGGGCTGtgacctgcacacacctgcaatGTTTTGATGCTGCTCTTTATCTTCAAATGAATGAGAAGAAGCCTACCTGGATCTGCCCTGTCTGTGACAAAAAGGCAGCTTACGAGAGCCTAATACTAGATGG cCTCTTTATGGAAATCCTTAACGAATGTTCTGATGTGGATGAGATCAAATTCCAGGAAGATGGCTCCTGGTGCCCCATGAGGCCAAAGAAGGAAGCTGTGAAAGTGTCAAGTCCACAGTGCACCAAAATAGAAA gcTCCAGTGTTGTTAGCAAACCATGTTCCGTGACAGTGGCCAGTGAGGTAAACAAGAAGAAGGTTGATGTTATCGACTTGACAGTGGAAAGCTCTTCTGATGAAGAAGAAGATCCTCCAGCCAAAAGGAAGTGCATATTTATGTCTGAAATACACGGGAGCCCAACCAAAGG GGTTCTCATGTATCAGCCATCTACTGCCAGAGTGCCCAGCGTGACGACGGTCGATGCTGCTGCTATTCCTCCTTCATTAACAGACTACCCAGTACCATTCCATCACCCACCAATATCCAGTATTTCATCAGACTTGCCAG GTCTGGATTTTCTTTCGCTAATCCCAGTTGATTCACAG CAGTACTGTCCTCCTATGTTTTTGGATAGTCTCACCTCAACCTTAACAAGCAGCACGCCTGGCAGCATCATCACCTCCACCAGCCACCACGAGAGCAGCACGCACGTTAGCTCCTCGGGCCGGGCCGAGGCCGGCGTCATCaccagcagcggcggcagcgcgcCCGACATCATCTCCCTGGACTGA
- the PIAS2 gene encoding E3 SUMO-protein ligase PIAS2 isoform X3, with protein MADFEELRNMVSSFRVSELQVLLGFAGRNKSGRKHDLLMRALHLLKSGCSPAVQIKIRELYRRRYPRTIEGLSDLSAIKPAAFSLDSSSSPVEPDLAVAGIHPLPSTSVTPQSPSSPVSSVLLQDTKPHFEMQQPSPPIPPVHPDVQLKSLPFYDVLDVLIKPTSLVQSSIQRFQEKFFIFALTPQQVREICISRDFLPGGRRDYTVQVQLRLCLAETSCPQEDNYPNSLCIKVNGKLFPLPGYAPPPKNGIEQKRPGRPLNITSLVRLSSAVPNQISISWASEIGKNYSMSVYLVRQLTSAMLLQRLKMKGIRNPDHSRALIKEKLTADPDSEIATTSLRVSLMCPLGKMRLTIPCRAVTCTHLQCFDAALYLQMNEKKPTWICPVCDKKAAYESLILDGLFMEILNECSDVDEIKFQEDGSWCPMRPKKEAVKVSSPQCTKIESSSVVSKPCSVTVASEVNKKKVDVIDLTVESSSDEEEDPPAKRKCIFMSEIHGSPTKGVLMYQPSTARVPSVTTVDAAAIPPSLTDYPVPFHHPPISSISSDLPGLDFLSLIPVDSQSHLNLNKQHAWQHHHLHQPPREQHAR; from the exons AATATGGTATCAAGTTTTCGTGTTTCTGAACTGCAAGTGCTGCTGGGATTTGCTGGACGTAATAAAAGTGGTCGCAAACATGACCTCCTGATGAGGGCACTGCACTTACTGAAGAgcggctgcagcccagcagttCAGATCAAAATCCGGGAACTCTATAGGCGCCGGTATCCAAGGACGATTGAGGGGCTGTCCGATTTGTCGGCTATAAAACCTGCGGCGttcagcttggacagcagctcGTCTCCAGTCGAGCCTGACTTGGCTGTCGCAGGCATTCACCCACTCCCTTCCACTTCAGTCACGCCTCAGTCTCCATCCTCGCCTGTCAGTTCCGTGCTCCTCCAAGACACTAAGCCCCACTTTGAGATGCAGCAGCCATCCCCTCCGATTCCACCTGTTCATCCTGATGTTCAGCTGAAAAGCTTGCCTTTCTACGATGTGCTCGACGTGCTCATTAAACCCACGAGCCTGG tACAGAGCAGTATTCAGAGGTTCCAGGAGAAGTTTTTTATCTTTGCTTTAACACcacagcaggtcagagaaatcTGTATTTCCAG GGACTTTCTGCCTGGAGGCAGGAGAGATTATACAGTCCAAGTTCAGCTCAG GCTATGCCTAGCAGAGACAAGCTGCCCTCAAGAGGATAATTATCCTAATAGTTTGTGCATTAAAGTAAATGGGAAGCTGTTCCCATTGCCA GGATATGCTCCACCACCAAAAAATGGAATTGAGCAGAAGCGACCTGGGCGTCCCTTGAATATCACTTCTCTAGTTAGGCTGTCATCAGCAGTGCCAAACCAGATTTCCATCTCTTGGGCTTCTGAAATTGGAAAG AATTACTCCATGTCTGTGTATCTGGTTCGCCAGCTCACCTCAGCTATGCTTTTGCAGAGGTTAAAAATGAAAGGTATCAGAAATCCTGATCATTCCAGAGCACTAA ttAAAGAAAAACTAACTGCAGATCCTGATAGTGAGATTGCCACAACCAGTCTGCGGGTCTCTCTGATGTGTCCT ctgggaaaaaTGAGACTGACAATCCCGTGCCGGGCTGtgacctgcacacacctgcaatGTTTTGATGCTGCTCTTTATCTTCAAATGAATGAGAAGAAGCCTACCTGGATCTGCCCTGTCTGTGACAAAAAGGCAGCTTACGAGAGCCTAATACTAGATGG cCTCTTTATGGAAATCCTTAACGAATGTTCTGATGTGGATGAGATCAAATTCCAGGAAGATGGCTCCTGGTGCCCCATGAGGCCAAAGAAGGAAGCTGTGAAAGTGTCAAGTCCACAGTGCACCAAAATAGAAA gcTCCAGTGTTGTTAGCAAACCATGTTCCGTGACAGTGGCCAGTGAGGTAAACAAGAAGAAGGTTGATGTTATCGACTTGACAGTGGAAAGCTCTTCTGATGAAGAAGAAGATCCTCCAGCCAAAAGGAAGTGCATATTTATGTCTGAAATACACGGGAGCCCAACCAAAGG GGTTCTCATGTATCAGCCATCTACTGCCAGAGTGCCCAGCGTGACGACGGTCGATGCTGCTGCTATTCCTCCTTCATTAACAGACTACCCAGTACCATTCCATCACCCACCAATATCCAGTATTTCATCAGACTTGCCAG GTCTGGATTTTCTTTCGCTAATCCCAGTTGATTCACAG TCTCACCTCAACCTTAACAAGCAGCACGCCTGGCAGCATCATCACCTCCACCAGCCACCACGAGAGCAGCACGCACGTTAG
- the PIAS2 gene encoding E3 SUMO-protein ligase PIAS2 isoform X4, with product MADFEELRNMVSSFRVSELQVLLGFAGRNKSGRKHDLLMRALHLLKSGCSPAVQIKIRELYRRRYPRTIEGLSDLSAIKPAAFSLDSSSSPVEPDLAVAGIHPLPSTSVTPQSPSSPVSSVLLQDTKPHFEMQQPSPPIPPVHPDVQLKSLPFYDVLDVLIKPTSLVQSSIQRFQEKFFIFALTPQQVREICISRDFLPGGRRDYTVQVQLRLCLAETSCPQEDNYPNSLCIKVNGKLFPLPGYAPPPKNGIEQKRPGRPLNITSLVRLSSAVPNQISISWASEIGKNYSMSVYLVRQLTSAMLLQRLKMKGIRNPDHSRALIKEKLTADPDSEIATTSLRVSLMCPLGKMRLTIPCRAVTCTHLQCFDAALYLQMNEKKPTWICPVCDKKAAYESLILDGLFMEILNECSDVDEIKFQEDGSWCPMRPKKEAVKVSSPQCTKIESSSVVSKPCSVTVASEVNKKKVDVIDLTVESSSDEEEDPPAKRKCIFMSEIHGSPTKGVLMYQPSTARVPSVTTVDAAAIPPSLTDYPVPFHHPPISSISSDLPDTKRG from the exons AATATGGTATCAAGTTTTCGTGTTTCTGAACTGCAAGTGCTGCTGGGATTTGCTGGACGTAATAAAAGTGGTCGCAAACATGACCTCCTGATGAGGGCACTGCACTTACTGAAGAgcggctgcagcccagcagttCAGATCAAAATCCGGGAACTCTATAGGCGCCGGTATCCAAGGACGATTGAGGGGCTGTCCGATTTGTCGGCTATAAAACCTGCGGCGttcagcttggacagcagctcGTCTCCAGTCGAGCCTGACTTGGCTGTCGCAGGCATTCACCCACTCCCTTCCACTTCAGTCACGCCTCAGTCTCCATCCTCGCCTGTCAGTTCCGTGCTCCTCCAAGACACTAAGCCCCACTTTGAGATGCAGCAGCCATCCCCTCCGATTCCACCTGTTCATCCTGATGTTCAGCTGAAAAGCTTGCCTTTCTACGATGTGCTCGACGTGCTCATTAAACCCACGAGCCTGG tACAGAGCAGTATTCAGAGGTTCCAGGAGAAGTTTTTTATCTTTGCTTTAACACcacagcaggtcagagaaatcTGTATTTCCAG GGACTTTCTGCCTGGAGGCAGGAGAGATTATACAGTCCAAGTTCAGCTCAG GCTATGCCTAGCAGAGACAAGCTGCCCTCAAGAGGATAATTATCCTAATAGTTTGTGCATTAAAGTAAATGGGAAGCTGTTCCCATTGCCA GGATATGCTCCACCACCAAAAAATGGAATTGAGCAGAAGCGACCTGGGCGTCCCTTGAATATCACTTCTCTAGTTAGGCTGTCATCAGCAGTGCCAAACCAGATTTCCATCTCTTGGGCTTCTGAAATTGGAAAG AATTACTCCATGTCTGTGTATCTGGTTCGCCAGCTCACCTCAGCTATGCTTTTGCAGAGGTTAAAAATGAAAGGTATCAGAAATCCTGATCATTCCAGAGCACTAA ttAAAGAAAAACTAACTGCAGATCCTGATAGTGAGATTGCCACAACCAGTCTGCGGGTCTCTCTGATGTGTCCT ctgggaaaaaTGAGACTGACAATCCCGTGCCGGGCTGtgacctgcacacacctgcaatGTTTTGATGCTGCTCTTTATCTTCAAATGAATGAGAAGAAGCCTACCTGGATCTGCCCTGTCTGTGACAAAAAGGCAGCTTACGAGAGCCTAATACTAGATGG cCTCTTTATGGAAATCCTTAACGAATGTTCTGATGTGGATGAGATCAAATTCCAGGAAGATGGCTCCTGGTGCCCCATGAGGCCAAAGAAGGAAGCTGTGAAAGTGTCAAGTCCACAGTGCACCAAAATAGAAA gcTCCAGTGTTGTTAGCAAACCATGTTCCGTGACAGTGGCCAGTGAGGTAAACAAGAAGAAGGTTGATGTTATCGACTTGACAGTGGAAAGCTCTTCTGATGAAGAAGAAGATCCTCCAGCCAAAAGGAAGTGCATATTTATGTCTGAAATACACGGGAGCCCAACCAAAGG GGTTCTCATGTATCAGCCATCTACTGCCAGAGTGCCCAGCGTGACGACGGTCGATGCTGCTGCTATTCCTCCTTCATTAACAGACTACCCAGTACCATTCCATCACCCACCAATATCCAGTATTTCATCAGACTTGCCAG ACACAAAACGGGGATGA